The following coding sequences are from one Melospiza melodia melodia isolate bMelMel2 chromosome 2, bMelMel2.pri, whole genome shotgun sequence window:
- the RNF149 gene encoding E3 ubiquitin-protein ligase RNF149 isoform X2 produces the protein MVRRARLALVAAALVALGVPPPPCAGARALEWYTAWVSTAYVEPLSNRTVHGSTESGRYGDSSPKESARGHVGIPRGASPRHMEGCAPDTDYDVPLPPGGRGTPEGDPPTWIALVARGGCTFKDKVTNAARKRAAAVVIYNEARFGNSTVSMSHLGTGNTVVIMVGYPKGIEILEPVRRGIPVTMSIVVGTRHVQEYISGQSVVFVAIAFITMMIISLAWLIFYYIQRFLYTGSQFGNQGHRKETKRAISQLQLHTVKRGEKGLDVDVENCAVCIENYKLKDTVRILPCKHIFHRTCIDPWLLDHRTCPMCKLDVIKALGYWGDPEDVLEVPIPESISGSVSVGSLSIALQDDDRNEVSELSASSTNESVLQCTSLKEDAGETTALLDVDASNNRHGEHLSNGNSH, from the exons ATGGTGCGTCGCGCCCGGCTGGCGCTGGTGGCGGCGGCGCTGGTGGCGCTGGgggtgccgccgccgccgtgcGCGGGCGCCCGGGCGCTGGAGTGGTACACGGCGTGGGTGAGCACGGCCTACGTGGAGCCGCTCAGCAACCGCACGGTGCACGGCAGCACGGAGAGCGGCCGCTACGGGGACAGCTCGCCCAAGGAGAGCGCTCGGGGCCATGTGGGCATTCCCCGCGGCGCCTCGCCCCGCCACATGGAGGGCTGCGCCCCCGACACCGACTACGACGTGCCGCTGCCTCCCGGTGGCCGCGGGACCCCCGAGGGCGACCCACCGACCTGGATCGCCCTGGTGGCCCGCGGCGGCTGCACTTTCAAGGACAAGGTCACCAACGCGGCGCGGAAGCGGGCGGCCGCTGTGGTCATCTACAACGAGGCCCGGTTCGGCAACAGCACCGTCTCCATGTCCCACCTGG GAACAGGAAATACAGTGGTGATAATGGTTGGCTATCCAAAAGGAATAGAGATACTAGAGCCAGTCCGAAGAGGGATTCCAGTGACAATGAGCATTGTTGTTGGCACACGACACGTGCAGGAATACATTAGTGGGCAGTCAGTTGTGTTTGTAGCCATTGCCTTCATCACCATGATGATTATATCCCTTGCCTGGCTCATCTTTTACTACATACAGCGTTTCCTCTATACGGGATCACAGTTTGGAAACCAG GGGCATAGAAAAGAAACCAAGAGAGCCATCAGCCAGCTTCAGTTGCATACAGTGAAACGTGGAGAAAAG GGTTTAGATGTTGATGTGGAAAACTGTGCTGTGTGTATTGAGAACTACAAACTGAAGGACACTGTCCGAATTCTGCCATGCAA GCACATCTTCCATAGAACATGCATTGATCCTTGGCTTTTGGACCACCGAACGTGTCCAATGTGTAAACTTGATGTTATCAAAGCTCTGGGATACTGG GGGGACCCTGAAGATGTACTTGAAGTTCCAATACCTGAATCCATAAGTGGCAGCGTTTCAGTCGGAAGTCTGAGTATTGCTTTGCAAGATGATGACAGAAACGAAGTGAGCGAATTGTCAGCTTCCTCCACTAATGAGTCTGTATTGCAGTGTACCAGCTTAAAAGAGGATGCAGGGGAAACCACAGCATTGCTTG ATGTGGATGCCAGTAATAACCGGCATGGAGAACATCTATCTAATGGAAATTCCCACTGA
- the RNF149 gene encoding E3 ubiquitin-protein ligase RNF149 isoform X1 yields the protein MVRRARLALVAAALVALGVPPPPCAGARALEWYTAWVSTAYVEPLSNRTVHGSTESGRYGDSSPKESARGHVGIPRGASPRHMEGCAPDTDYDVPLPPGGRGTPEGDPPTWIALVARGGCTFKDKVTNAARKRAAAVVIYNEARFGNSTVSMSHLGTGNTVVIMVGYPKGIEILEPVRRGIPVTMSIVVGTRHVQEYISGQSVVFVAIAFITMMIISLAWLIFYYIQRFLYTGSQFGNQGHRKETKRAISQLQLHTVKRGEKGLDVDVENCAVCIENYKLKDTVRILPCKHIFHRTCIDPWLLDHRTCPMCKLDVIKALGYWHQKREMKTHAGDPEDVLEVPIPESISGSVSVGSLSIALQDDDRNEVSELSASSTNESVLQCTSLKEDAGETTALLDVDASNNRHGEHLSNGNSH from the exons ATGGTGCGTCGCGCCCGGCTGGCGCTGGTGGCGGCGGCGCTGGTGGCGCTGGgggtgccgccgccgccgtgcGCGGGCGCCCGGGCGCTGGAGTGGTACACGGCGTGGGTGAGCACGGCCTACGTGGAGCCGCTCAGCAACCGCACGGTGCACGGCAGCACGGAGAGCGGCCGCTACGGGGACAGCTCGCCCAAGGAGAGCGCTCGGGGCCATGTGGGCATTCCCCGCGGCGCCTCGCCCCGCCACATGGAGGGCTGCGCCCCCGACACCGACTACGACGTGCCGCTGCCTCCCGGTGGCCGCGGGACCCCCGAGGGCGACCCACCGACCTGGATCGCCCTGGTGGCCCGCGGCGGCTGCACTTTCAAGGACAAGGTCACCAACGCGGCGCGGAAGCGGGCGGCCGCTGTGGTCATCTACAACGAGGCCCGGTTCGGCAACAGCACCGTCTCCATGTCCCACCTGG GAACAGGAAATACAGTGGTGATAATGGTTGGCTATCCAAAAGGAATAGAGATACTAGAGCCAGTCCGAAGAGGGATTCCAGTGACAATGAGCATTGTTGTTGGCACACGACACGTGCAGGAATACATTAGTGGGCAGTCAGTTGTGTTTGTAGCCATTGCCTTCATCACCATGATGATTATATCCCTTGCCTGGCTCATCTTTTACTACATACAGCGTTTCCTCTATACGGGATCACAGTTTGGAAACCAG GGGCATAGAAAAGAAACCAAGAGAGCCATCAGCCAGCTTCAGTTGCATACAGTGAAACGTGGAGAAAAG GGTTTAGATGTTGATGTGGAAAACTGTGCTGTGTGTATTGAGAACTACAAACTGAAGGACACTGTCCGAATTCTGCCATGCAA GCACATCTTCCATAGAACATGCATTGATCCTTGGCTTTTGGACCACCGAACGTGTCCAATGTGTAAACTTGATGTTATCAAAGCTCTGGGATACTGG CACCAGAAAAGAGAGATGAAGACACATGCG GGGGACCCTGAAGATGTACTTGAAGTTCCAATACCTGAATCCATAAGTGGCAGCGTTTCAGTCGGAAGTCTGAGTATTGCTTTGCAAGATGATGACAGAAACGAAGTGAGCGAATTGTCAGCTTCCTCCACTAATGAGTCTGTATTGCAGTGTACCAGCTTAAAAGAGGATGCAGGGGAAACCACAGCATTGCTTG ATGTGGATGCCAGTAATAACCGGCATGGAGAACATCTATCTAATGGAAATTCCCACTGA